In one window of Camelina sativa cultivar DH55 chromosome 15, Cs, whole genome shotgun sequence DNA:
- the LOC104747916 gene encoding AP-4 complex subunit sigma — MGIRFILMVNKQGQTRLAQYYEWLTLEERRALEGEIVRKCLARNDQQCSFVEHRNYKIVYRRYASLFFMVGVDDDENELAILEFIHLLVETMDKHFGNVCELDIMFHLEKAHFMLEEMVMNGCIVETSKANILSPIQLMDKAH; from the exons ATGGGAATAAGGTTCATACTGATGGTGAACAAGCAAGGCCAGACTCGTCTGGCTCAGTACTACGAGTGGCTCACTCTCGAGGAGCGTCGAGCTCTCGAAGGCGAAATCGTCCGTAAATGCCTCGCTCGCAACGACCAGCag TGTTCATTTGTCGAACATCGCAACTACAAGATAGTCTACAGACGTTAcgcatctctcttcttcatggTTGGGGTCGATGACGACGAA AACGAGCTGGCAATTCTAGAGTTCATACATCTTTTGGTGGAGACGATGGACAAGCATTTTGGAAATGTG TGTGAGCTTGACATAATGTTCCATCTGGAGAAAGCTCATTTCATGCTGGAAGAAATGGTGATGAACGGTTGCATTGTGGAGACAAGCAAAGCCAACATACTTTCACCTATACAACTTATGGACAAAGCCCATTAA